The following proteins come from a genomic window of Corallococcus sp. NCRR:
- a CDS encoding non-ribosomal peptide synthetase, with translation MNSISAHPRLDIATLFEAHARNTPEAVALRFDGGVLTYDTLNQRANRLARRLQALGIGPDQPVGVLADRTPETVVGLLGILKAGGAYLPLDPGHPPERLSAMVEDSGMRVLVGRREAVQGLRFQGHVVEPPAPDEQDAVNVKGGAGPDSLAYVLYTSGSTGRPKGVCIPHRGVARLVLDEGFMGFRREDRVLQAASYAFDASTLEVWGALLNGAALCLVSRETLLSPPLLAEKLRRDAISAAVLSTSLFHQLAAAIPDAFGGLRVLMVGGDVLDPKWVARVMAHGKPQRLLNSYGPTECTTSATAYELLTPPEPGVSIPIGRPLARLQLHVLDDAGKPLPGGEVGELYLGGEGLARGYLDRPVLTGERFLPDPFSGVPGARMYRTGDRARWLPDGNLEFLGRVDHQVKIRGARVELAEIESVLRTHPRVGDAVVRVHEVSPGDKRLVAYVSPRGVEDAELRAYLGSKLPDFMLPHAVMALDHLPLNASGKVDPSQLPAPRFGSGEGETPRTLLEQEIARVWSEVLGTRQAGTQDRFMESGGDSLLAIRFIERLEQAVSVRLSVRTLFDSPNIAELARWVDAARGTGRSLDVPPIVPVDRTRPLPLSDSQRQLWLLEQLAPRSAVYNEPFTLYLPGDLQPDALERAFRSLIARHEVLRTTFGATPDGPFQRVHPDMPFHLRRVDLHAVPAGLRSAKALQLATQEAREPFDLEHGPLLRATWMRLSPAESRVALVMHHLIVDGFTMAAFLQELHRFSLAEAPSLPPLRLQYGDAAVWQQGTRYQEAIAPHLGWWKQTLAGAPHLELPTQHPRPQVPSFRGAKHVVRIPRDLLESVKALGRGADASLFMTMLSVFGALLHRYSGAEDLIVGGAFSGRSREESQAISGHFVNLLPLRLRFSDGLTVRGLLEQVRRVSMEALDHQDAPLLRIVEAVNPARIPGANPLFQVSCTLEPRIAVPASDWRVEPHDVDTGTSKLDLSIELDERPDGMSVRWEYALDVFEPWMIHQLAQHFVTLLREATRDPEQRVSALPLLSEAEQTQVLAWAHGPVRDVPHADCLHHPFEAQVERTPDAPALVFQGRTLSYRALNAEANRLAHHLISQGVRPGDFVGVCVQRSFELIIALLATLKAGAAYVPLDPAYPRARLEFTARDAELRLILAQEKTLALMDGAGVPVVALEQVRGGPEDTPRVHVTGDDVAYVIYTSGSTGQPKGVCIGHGSAVHLTETVVWDFGFAPGQRVAQCSRYGFDFSVAEIFPTLSSGATLYLMAQEDVAAGEELADFLEKQRIHTAMCTPSALASMAWRALPDLKTLVLGGEELPARLVDTWAPERRFIQVYGPTEATVFTTTVECVAGEGPYSIGTPLSGYEVYLLDEALTPVPVGVRGGLYIGGKGLAHGYLHRPELDAERFIPHPFSAEPGARLYKSGDLASHRPDGGIDFHGRSDRQLKLRGFRIELGEIEAALRKHPDVRDAVVEPRLLAGERHLVGYVIPRDAAVTPALKEALGATLPPHMVPREWVLLDAFPMGPTGKLDRHALPLPSVKAPAAPASTEREKALERIWCRILGVERVGRQEGFFDAGGNSLLLTRVQSALASELGIRVSMATLFQFPTLESLARHLDAGATAQPVTLEPARSPVRSSEPIAIIGTAGRFPGAPSVEALWTLLVEGREGLSRFSRETLLAAGEDPQLLEDPSYVRASGLLEDVESFDAAFFGYSPLDARLMDPQLRVFLECAWEALEAAGYDPKRLPGKAGLFAGSGVPRYWLEQVMPRFRSLSVASEAYRSILGNPWQFLATATAHQLDLRGPALTVQTACSTSLVAVHLACQSLRAGESDVALAGGISLFASGPAGYLHEAGGITSPDGHCRPFDAKGQGTVPSSGVGIVVLKRLEDALRDGDSIHAVIRGSAINNDGSAKVGFTAPSVEGQRDVIREHTPTRG, from the coding sequence ATGAATTCCATCTCCGCGCACCCGCGACTGGACATCGCCACGCTCTTTGAAGCGCACGCACGAAACACACCCGAGGCCGTGGCGCTGCGCTTCGACGGGGGTGTGCTCACCTATGACACGCTCAACCAGCGCGCGAACCGGCTGGCGCGGCGGCTCCAGGCGCTGGGGATAGGGCCCGACCAGCCCGTGGGCGTCCTTGCCGACCGCACACCGGAAACAGTGGTGGGATTGTTGGGCATCCTGAAGGCAGGAGGCGCCTATCTCCCCCTGGATCCGGGTCATCCCCCGGAGCGGCTCTCCGCGATGGTGGAGGACTCCGGGATGCGGGTCCTCGTCGGCCGGCGTGAGGCGGTCCAGGGGCTGCGCTTCCAGGGGCATGTCGTCGAGCCTCCTGCTCCGGATGAACAGGACGCCGTGAACGTGAAGGGCGGAGCGGGGCCGGACTCGCTGGCCTATGTGCTCTACACATCCGGCTCCACGGGCAGGCCCAAGGGTGTGTGCATCCCGCACCGGGGCGTGGCGCGGCTGGTGCTGGATGAAGGCTTCATGGGCTTCCGGCGCGAGGACCGCGTCCTCCAGGCCGCGTCATATGCCTTCGATGCCTCGACGTTGGAGGTCTGGGGCGCGCTGCTGAATGGCGCAGCGCTGTGTCTGGTTTCACGGGAGACGCTGCTGTCGCCTCCGCTCCTCGCGGAAAAGCTCCGGCGGGATGCCATCTCCGCCGCGGTGCTGAGCACGTCGCTGTTCCATCAACTGGCCGCCGCCATCCCGGACGCCTTCGGCGGGCTCCGCGTCCTGATGGTGGGCGGTGACGTGCTGGACCCCAAGTGGGTGGCGCGAGTCATGGCGCACGGAAAGCCCCAGCGGCTGCTCAACAGCTACGGCCCCACGGAGTGCACCACCTCCGCGACGGCGTATGAGCTCCTCACGCCTCCGGAGCCGGGCGTGTCCATTCCCATTGGCAGGCCGCTCGCGCGGCTCCAGCTGCATGTCCTGGATGACGCCGGGAAGCCGCTGCCCGGGGGCGAAGTGGGGGAGCTGTACCTGGGCGGAGAGGGGCTCGCGCGGGGCTACCTGGACCGGCCTGTCCTCACGGGCGAGCGGTTCCTGCCGGATCCGTTCAGCGGCGTGCCCGGAGCGCGGATGTACCGGACGGGTGACCGGGCGCGGTGGCTCCCGGACGGCAACCTGGAGTTCCTGGGGCGCGTGGATCATCAGGTGAAGATCCGCGGCGCGCGGGTCGAACTGGCGGAGATCGAGAGCGTCCTGCGCACCCACCCTCGGGTCGGAGACGCCGTGGTCCGCGTGCACGAGGTCTCCCCGGGGGACAAGCGGCTCGTCGCGTATGTCTCGCCGCGCGGGGTGGAGGACGCGGAGCTGCGCGCGTATCTGGGCTCGAAGCTGCCGGACTTCATGCTCCCGCATGCAGTGATGGCGCTGGACCACCTGCCGCTCAACGCCAGCGGCAAGGTGGATCCTTCGCAGCTTCCAGCGCCGCGCTTTGGCTCAGGGGAGGGGGAGACACCGCGCACGCTGCTGGAGCAGGAGATCGCGCGCGTCTGGTCAGAGGTCCTGGGGACGCGGCAGGCCGGGACGCAGGACCGCTTCATGGAGTCCGGCGGGGACTCGCTGCTGGCCATCCGTTTCATTGAACGGCTGGAGCAGGCGGTGTCGGTCCGCCTGTCCGTGCGGACGCTCTTCGACAGTCCGAACATCGCGGAGCTGGCGCGGTGGGTGGATGCGGCGCGGGGAACGGGTCGAAGCCTCGACGTGCCCCCCATCGTCCCGGTGGACCGGACGCGGCCCCTGCCCCTGTCTGATTCCCAGCGGCAGCTGTGGCTCCTGGAGCAGTTGGCGCCCCGGAGCGCCGTCTACAACGAGCCCTTCACGCTGTACCTGCCCGGGGACCTCCAGCCCGACGCGCTGGAGCGGGCGTTCCGTTCACTCATCGCCCGGCATGAAGTGCTGCGGACGACCTTCGGCGCCACGCCAGACGGTCCCTTCCAGCGCGTGCATCCGGACATGCCGTTCCACCTGCGGCGGGTGGACCTGCACGCCGTGCCCGCGGGCCTGCGGAGCGCGAAGGCGTTGCAGCTGGCCACGCAGGAGGCGCGTGAGCCCTTCGACCTGGAGCACGGGCCGCTGCTGCGTGCGACGTGGATGCGCCTGAGCCCGGCGGAGAGCCGCGTCGCATTGGTGATGCACCACCTCATCGTGGATGGCTTCACGATGGCGGCGTTCCTCCAGGAGTTGCACCGGTTCTCCCTGGCGGAGGCACCTTCACTGCCGCCACTGCGGCTCCAGTACGGCGACGCCGCTGTCTGGCAGCAGGGGACCCGCTACCAGGAGGCCATCGCACCGCACCTGGGTTGGTGGAAGCAGACGCTCGCGGGGGCTCCGCACCTGGAACTTCCCACGCAGCATCCCCGCCCCCAGGTCCCGAGCTTCCGCGGGGCCAAGCACGTCGTGCGAATCCCCAGGGACCTCCTGGAGTCCGTGAAGGCGCTGGGGCGCGGAGCGGACGCCTCGCTCTTCATGACGATGCTGTCCGTGTTCGGCGCGTTGCTGCACCGCTACTCGGGGGCGGAGGACCTCATCGTCGGCGGCGCCTTCTCCGGGCGCAGCCGCGAGGAGTCGCAGGCCATCTCCGGACACTTCGTGAACCTGCTGCCGCTGCGGCTGCGCTTCTCCGACGGGCTGACCGTCCGGGGGCTGCTGGAGCAGGTGCGCCGCGTCTCCATGGAGGCGCTCGACCATCAGGACGCGCCGCTCCTGCGCATCGTGGAGGCGGTGAACCCGGCGCGCATCCCCGGCGCCAACCCGCTGTTCCAGGTGTCGTGCACGCTGGAGCCGCGCATCGCGGTGCCGGCGTCGGACTGGCGGGTGGAGCCCCACGACGTCGACACGGGGACGTCGAAGCTCGACCTCTCCATCGAACTGGATGAGCGGCCCGACGGCATGTCCGTGCGGTGGGAGTACGCGCTGGACGTCTTCGAGCCCTGGATGATCCACCAGTTGGCCCAGCACTTCGTGACGCTGCTGCGCGAGGCCACGCGGGATCCGGAGCAGCGGGTCTCGGCGTTGCCGCTGCTCTCGGAGGCGGAGCAGACACAGGTGCTCGCCTGGGCTCACGGGCCCGTGCGGGACGTGCCCCATGCGGACTGTCTGCACCACCCGTTCGAAGCGCAGGTGGAGCGCACGCCGGACGCGCCGGCCCTCGTCTTCCAGGGGCGGACCCTGAGCTACCGGGCGCTGAACGCGGAGGCGAACCGGCTGGCCCACCACCTCATCTCCCAGGGCGTCCGGCCTGGGGACTTCGTGGGCGTCTGTGTCCAGCGCTCCTTCGAGCTGATCATCGCCCTGCTGGCGACGCTGAAGGCGGGAGCGGCCTACGTGCCGCTGGACCCCGCCTATCCCAGGGCCCGGCTGGAGTTCACGGCGCGGGACGCGGAGCTGAGGCTCATCCTCGCGCAGGAGAAGACGCTCGCGCTCATGGACGGTGCGGGCGTCCCGGTGGTCGCGCTGGAACAGGTGCGCGGCGGTCCGGAGGACACGCCACGGGTCCACGTCACCGGGGATGACGTCGCGTATGTCATCTATACCTCCGGTTCGACGGGCCAACCCAAGGGCGTGTGCATCGGCCACGGGAGCGCGGTGCACCTGACGGAGACCGTGGTCTGGGACTTCGGCTTCGCGCCGGGACAGCGCGTGGCGCAGTGCTCGCGGTACGGCTTCGACTTCTCCGTCGCGGAGATCTTCCCGACGCTCTCCTCTGGCGCCACGCTGTACCTCATGGCCCAGGAGGACGTGGCCGCCGGTGAGGAGCTGGCGGACTTCCTGGAGAAACAGCGCATCCACACCGCGATGTGCACGCCGTCCGCGCTGGCCTCCATGGCATGGAGAGCGCTGCCGGATCTGAAGACGCTCGTGCTTGGCGGCGAGGAGCTCCCCGCGCGGCTCGTGGACACGTGGGCTCCAGAGCGCCGGTTCATCCAGGTCTATGGCCCCACCGAAGCCACGGTCTTCACGACGACCGTGGAGTGCGTGGCGGGCGAAGGCCCGTATTCCATCGGGACACCTCTCTCCGGCTACGAGGTCTACCTGCTGGATGAGGCCCTGACGCCCGTCCCCGTGGGCGTGCGCGGCGGGCTCTACATCGGAGGCAAGGGGCTGGCGCACGGCTACCTGCACCGCCCCGAGCTCGACGCGGAGCGGTTCATCCCGCATCCGTTCAGCGCGGAGCCGGGAGCACGCCTCTACAAGAGCGGAGACCTCGCCAGCCATCGCCCGGACGGCGGCATCGACTTCCACGGGCGCTCCGACCGCCAGCTCAAGCTGCGTGGCTTCCGAATCGAACTGGGTGAGATTGAAGCCGCGCTGCGCAAGCACCCCGATGTCCGGGACGCCGTGGTCGAACCCCGGCTGCTCGCGGGAGAGCGGCACCTGGTGGGCTACGTCATCCCCCGGGATGCCGCCGTGACGCCCGCGCTCAAGGAGGCGCTGGGCGCAACACTTCCTCCGCACATGGTTCCCCGGGAGTGGGTGCTGCTGGACGCGTTCCCGATGGGCCCCACGGGGAAGCTCGACCGTCACGCGCTGCCGTTGCCTTCCGTCAAAGCCCCGGCTGCTCCCGCATCCACGGAGCGCGAGAAGGCCCTGGAGCGCATCTGGTGCCGCATTCTCGGCGTGGAACGCGTCGGCAGGCAGGAGGGGTTCTTCGACGCGGGCGGGAACTCGCTGCTGCTCACGCGGGTCCAGTCCGCGCTGGCCTCGGAGCTGGGCATCCGCGTGAGCATGGCCACGCTGTTCCAGTTCCCGACCCTCGAATCCCTCGCGCGGCACCTGGACGCGGGCGCCACGGCGCAGCCGGTGACGCTGGAGCCCGCGCGAAGCCCGGTGCGATCCTCGGAGCCCATCGCCATCATCGGCACGGCGGGGCGGTTCCCGGGGGCTCCCAGCGTCGAAGCACTCTGGACGCTGCTGGTGGAGGGCCGTGAGGGCTTGTCCCGCTTCAGCCGGGAGACGCTGCTCGCCGCGGGCGAGGATCCCCAGCTCCTGGAGGACCCCTCCTACGTCCGCGCCTCCGGCCTGCTGGAGGACGTGGAGTCCTTCGACGCCGCCTTCTTCGGCTACAGCCCCCTGGACGCGCGGCTGATGGATCCGCAGCTCCGCGTGTTCCTGGAGTGCGCCTGGGAGGCGCTCGAAGCGGCGGGCTACGACCCGAAGCGGCTGCCCGGCAAGGCGGGCCTGTTCGCGGGCTCGGGCGTGCCGCGCTACTGGTTGGAGCAGGTGATGCCGCGCTTCCGTTCGCTGTCCGTGGCCTCGGAGGCGTACCGGTCCATCCTGGGCAATCCGTGGCAGTTCCTCGCCACGGCGACGGCGCATCAACTGGACCTGCGTGGGCCCGCGCTCACGGTGCAGACCGCCTGCTCCACGTCACTGGTGGCGGTGCACCTGGCCTGTCAGAGCCTGAGGGCGGGGGAGTCCGACGTGGCCCTCGCGGGAGGCATCTCCCTCTTCGCGTCCGGTCCTGCTGGCTACCTCCATGAGGCGGGCGGCATCACCTCTCCGGATGGACACTGCCGTCCGTTCGACGCGAAGGGGCAGGGGACGGTGCCCTCCAGTGGCGTGGGTATCGTGGTGCTCAAGCGCCTGGAAGATGCACTGCGGGATGGAGACTCCATCCATGCCGTCATCCGGGGCTCGGCTATCAACAACGACGGAAGCGCCAAGGTCGGCTTCACCGCCCCGAGCGTGGAGGGCCAACGCGACGTCATCCGCGAGCACACGCCGACGCGGGGGTGA
- a CDS encoding alpha/beta fold hydrolase, with protein sequence MSREGRPWSLPEGFPRVAGVSAFGIGGTNAHVVLEEARPEPAAAVSLAAQVLVLSARSGEALSAASRRLADHLERHPGQSLADVAYTLQEGRTAFGYRRAIACETPAEAIAKLRRDEPVQPASSPPPEVCFLFPGTGTQEAGMGAAWYRRAPAYREAFDACAALFGPEMERELRAALLTDERGAQVEEALRMPSLGMAAIFTTEYALSRLLGAWGLHPTSLLGHSLGEYTAACLAGVLSLEQAVALVSLRGRLCDALPPSGMLAVPLSEGVLTQELPPALSLAAVNGPGQCVVSGALEALEDFAARLRERGVKTKRLPNASGFHSALVEPAMQPLTDLARSMRPKSPAIPLISNVTGAWLTADDAHDRTYWARHLRHTVRFSQGLELLLEDRERVFVEVGPGRTLSTLTLLNPGAGRERLVLNTLGRSDEQALLHAVGQLWAAGLPVDWSAVRGSGPRRRVVLPTYPFERKRYSLAEKAPRLPRPEVTPASRPLSREEVRASMEALWKELLGVDTLTPDSHFFELGGTSLLVVQLNRELKTRLSVSLSLHAVLEHPTLGAWVRAVQEELERTGRPLLNEAPLRMELQAGRRGQTPLFLVQPIGGTVYTYLPLAKRLGADIPVHAFRASGLEPGEVLYRDVPEMARTYVDELLAFQPQGPFWLGGHSSGGVIAYEMAAELLRRGHAVAGVIQIDTVTVDDSRRLNVRSVGDVLRLIDAFQEISPRAAEGLRTAMELDTRLRDVVLATNEAIAAYAPGRHAVPLVHLRATERDTVLDSHAAAWWTALTTASFQIHDVQGNHFSVMEEPYVVEVARLIQAQLASGREGEHDERDAG encoded by the coding sequence GTGAGCCGTGAAGGGCGGCCGTGGTCCCTGCCCGAGGGCTTCCCACGCGTCGCGGGAGTCAGCGCGTTTGGCATTGGTGGAACGAACGCGCACGTCGTCCTCGAAGAGGCGCGCCCCGAGCCCGCTGCCGCCGTGAGCCTGGCGGCGCAGGTGCTGGTGCTCTCGGCGCGGAGCGGGGAGGCATTGAGCGCGGCCTCGCGGCGGCTCGCGGATCATCTGGAGCGGCACCCCGGGCAGTCCCTGGCGGACGTCGCGTACACGTTGCAGGAGGGACGGACGGCGTTCGGCTACCGGCGCGCCATCGCGTGCGAGACCCCCGCGGAGGCCATCGCGAAGCTCCGGCGGGACGAGCCCGTGCAACCCGCTTCGTCTCCGCCTCCGGAGGTGTGCTTCCTGTTCCCTGGGACGGGCACGCAGGAGGCGGGCATGGGCGCGGCGTGGTACCGGCGCGCTCCGGCGTATCGCGAAGCCTTCGATGCCTGCGCCGCGCTCTTCGGCCCGGAGATGGAGCGCGAGCTCCGCGCCGCGCTGCTTACCGACGAGCGAGGCGCACAGGTGGAGGAGGCGCTGCGGATGCCCTCACTGGGCATGGCCGCCATCTTCACGACGGAGTACGCGCTGTCGCGGCTGCTGGGCGCGTGGGGGCTCCACCCGACGAGCCTCCTGGGCCACAGCCTGGGCGAATACACCGCCGCGTGCCTCGCGGGCGTCCTGTCGCTGGAGCAGGCCGTGGCGCTGGTCTCGCTGCGCGGCCGTCTCTGCGACGCACTGCCACCCTCCGGCATGCTGGCCGTGCCGCTGTCGGAGGGCGTGCTCACGCAGGAGCTGCCCCCCGCGCTTTCGCTGGCCGCGGTCAACGGACCCGGGCAGTGCGTGGTGTCCGGAGCGCTGGAGGCGTTGGAGGACTTCGCGGCGCGCCTGCGGGAGCGCGGCGTGAAGACGAAGCGGCTGCCGAACGCGAGCGGGTTCCACTCCGCGCTCGTGGAGCCCGCGATGCAGCCGCTCACGGACCTGGCCAGGTCGATGCGCCCGAAGTCCCCGGCGATTCCCCTCATCTCCAACGTCACGGGCGCCTGGCTGACCGCGGACGATGCGCACGACCGCACGTACTGGGCCCGTCACCTGCGGCACACGGTCCGGTTCTCCCAGGGGCTGGAGCTGCTGCTGGAGGACCGTGAGCGCGTCTTCGTGGAGGTGGGGCCGGGACGGACGCTCTCCACGTTGACGCTGCTGAATCCCGGGGCAGGCAGGGAGCGGCTCGTGCTGAACACGCTCGGCCGGAGTGATGAACAGGCCCTGCTCCACGCCGTGGGGCAGCTCTGGGCGGCGGGCCTCCCCGTGGACTGGAGCGCGGTGCGCGGAAGCGGGCCGCGCAGGCGCGTCGTGCTGCCGACGTATCCCTTCGAGCGCAAGCGGTACTCCCTTGCGGAGAAGGCACCCCGGCTGCCGCGGCCTGAAGTCACGCCCGCGTCCCGGCCGCTCAGCCGTGAAGAGGTCCGTGCCTCCATGGAAGCCCTCTGGAAGGAGCTGCTCGGCGTGGACACGCTGACGCCGGACAGCCACTTCTTCGAGCTGGGCGGCACGTCGCTCCTGGTCGTGCAGCTCAACCGCGAGCTCAAGACGCGACTGTCGGTGAGCCTGTCGCTCCACGCGGTGCTGGAGCACCCGACGCTGGGCGCGTGGGTGCGCGCGGTCCAGGAGGAGCTGGAGCGGACGGGCAGGCCGCTCCTCAATGAGGCCCCATTGCGGATGGAGCTCCAGGCGGGACGGCGCGGACAGACACCGCTCTTCCTGGTGCAGCCCATCGGAGGCACCGTCTACACGTACCTGCCGCTGGCGAAGCGGCTGGGCGCGGACATCCCGGTCCACGCGTTCCGGGCGTCGGGACTGGAGCCCGGCGAGGTGCTCTACCGCGACGTACCGGAGATGGCGCGCACGTATGTGGATGAGCTGCTGGCCTTCCAGCCCCAGGGCCCCTTCTGGCTGGGGGGCCACTCCTCGGGCGGCGTCATCGCGTACGAAATGGCGGCCGAGCTGCTGAGGCGGGGCCACGCCGTGGCGGGCGTCATCCAGATCGACACGGTGACGGTGGACGACTCGCGCAGGCTGAACGTCCGGAGCGTGGGAGACGTGCTCCGGCTCATCGACGCGTTCCAGGAAATCTCTCCGCGCGCGGCGGAAGGGCTGCGGACGGCGATGGAGCTCGACACGCGACTGCGCGACGTGGTGCTCGCGACCAATGAGGCCATCGCCGCATACGCGCCGGGGCGTCACGCGGTGCCGCTCGTGCACCTGCGGGCCACGGAGCGGGACACGGTGCTGGATTCACACGCGGCGGCCTGGTGGACGGCGCTCACGACCGCGTCCTTCCAGATTCACGACGTGCAAGGCAACCACTTCTCCGTCATGGAGGAGCCCTATGTGGTGGAGGTGGCGCGGCTCATCCAAGCGCAGCTGGCCTCGGGAAGGGAAGGGGAACACGATGAGCGCGACGCAGGATGA
- a CDS encoding nuclear transport factor 2 family protein: MSATQDEWKAELSLRFTAFVEAYERKSLEALSGLFWHDDDIVVVGTHSNLHFIGWAQVEHSFRTQFGSLRDIRVTPRSEPLWHGGAPPSTMACLTVPTMDIALVAGGKPVTFEGIRVACAFERRGTEWRMVQMHWSLPRTEVLVDHAYR; the protein is encoded by the coding sequence ATGAGCGCGACGCAGGATGAATGGAAGGCGGAGCTCTCCCTGCGCTTCACCGCGTTCGTGGAGGCCTACGAGCGCAAGAGCCTGGAGGCCCTGTCCGGGTTGTTCTGGCACGACGACGACATCGTGGTCGTGGGCACGCACTCGAACCTCCACTTCATCGGCTGGGCACAGGTGGAGCACTCCTTCCGCACCCAGTTCGGGAGCCTGCGCGACATCCGCGTGACGCCGCGCTCGGAGCCGCTCTGGCACGGCGGCGCGCCGCCCTCCACGATGGCCTGCCTCACGGTGCCCACGATGGACATCGCCCTCGTCGCTGGCGGCAAGCCCGTCACCTTCGAAGGCATTCGCGTGGCCTGCGCCTTCGAACGCCGGGGCACGGAGTGGCGGATGGTCCAGATGCACTGGTCGCTCCCGCGCACGGAGGTGCTGGTGGACCACGCGTACCGCTGA